In Erigeron canadensis isolate Cc75 chromosome 1, C_canadensis_v1, whole genome shotgun sequence, a single window of DNA contains:
- the LOC122596789 gene encoding WAT1-related protein At2g39510-like: protein MLFEQLKPYLYVVILQFGNAGLVIIAKAALNHGMNHYTFATYRNLIATIVMAPFALYFERKGRPKLTLSIFFKIMLLGFLEPVVDQNLYYAGMKYTTATFAIAMCNIIPAMTFLMAWICRLEKVNIKKIRSIGKIVGTLVTVGGAMIMTVVVGPTIGLPWTKASSTGHQTQTTTPINPEDNIKGSMMIIAGCLSWSCFYIVQALALKQYPAELSLTTLICAAGTLQGSIVTVIAERGDTAAWKLHWDAGLVTMVYGGVICSGLGYYLSSIIMKEKGPVFVTAFNPLSMVIVAVLGSFVLSEQLNLGRILGAVVIVAGLYMVIWGKSKDESPSNSKCDPDQFPPVNQQIPLTISGTKLGKQDHLNSLSIAIPPSNETAKKINGK from the exons ATGTTGTTCGAACAATTAAAGCCTTATCTGTATGTTGTAATTTTGCAATTTGGAAATGCTGGACTAGTTATCATTGCCAAGGCTGCACTTAATCATGGCATGAATCATTATACTTTTGCCACATATCGAAACCTCATTGCAACCATTGTTATGGCCCCTTTCGCTCTCTATTTTGAGAG GAAAGGAAGGCCTAAATTGACCCTCTCAATCTTCTTCAAGATAATGTTGCTGGGATTCTTAGA GCCCGTTGTCGACCAGAACTTATACTATGCAGGAATGAAGTATACAACCGCTACTTTTGCAATAGCAATGTGCAATATAATCCCTGCCATGACGTTTCTCATGGCTTGGATATGCAG ATTGGAGAAGGTGAATATTAAGAAAATACGTAGCATCGGGAAGATAGTTGGGACACTAGTTACAGTGGGAGGTGCAATGATAATGACGGTGGTTGTCGGGCCTACAATTGGCTTGCCATGGACCAAGGCCTCAAGCACAGGGCACCAGACCCAAACTACTACCCCAATAAACCCCGAAGACAATATCAAAGGCTCAATGATGATCATAGCCGGTTGTCTGTCATGGAGTTGCTTTTACATTGTTCAG GCACTTGCATTGAAGCAATATCCCGCAGAGCTCTCCCTTACAACTTTGATATGCGCAGCAGGAACATTGCAAGGAAGTATAGTGACCGTAATAGCTGAACGGGGAGATACTGCAGCTTGGAAACTACACTGGGATGCTGGACTTGTGACCATGGTCTATGGT GGAGTGATTTGTTCAGGATTGGGTTACTATCTTTCAAGTATAATAATGAAGGAAAAAGGCCCGGTTTTCGTGACTGCTTTTAATCCTCTAAGCATGGTTATCGTTGCAGTTCTAGGATCTTTTGTTTTGTCCGAACAATTGAACTTAGGAAG GATTCTTGGAGCAGTTGTGATTGTTGCCGGGCTATACATGGTGATTTGGGGCAAAAGCAAGGATGAAAGTCCATCAAACTCCAAATGTGACCCGGATCAGTTTCCACCGGTTAATCAACAGATACCCTTGACAATTAGTGGCACAAAATTGGGAAAACAAGATCATCTTAACAGTCTTTCAATAGCAATACCACCATCTAATGAAACGGCCAAGAAAATTAACGGCAAATAG